The following coding sequences are from one Acidobacteriota bacterium window:
- a CDS encoding NAD(P)-dependent oxidoreductase, which yields MRALVTGANGFIGRWTLDLLKSRGAEVHAVTTRSGAFDADVEWHQVDLLCQADRIALLERTKPTHLLHLAWYTTHDLYWTSPENLKWLSCSIELAEEFASVGGERIVVAGTCAEYDWSSGICHEYRTPMAPNSFYGSCKLGLYHVLDGLMTIRGMSWAWPRMFHLYGPGEHPDRLVASVLRSLLSAEIVQCSHGRQVRDYLYVKDCAEALVEILCSTVEGPINVGSGIPLTIRELVRTIANKIDPTARLEFAKDPETPTSASIVVPDIARLRNEVGWKPSRSLSLGLSETAEWWGRMSDRF from the coding sequence ATGAGAGCGCTGGTCACCGGTGCAAATGGTTTCATCGGACGTTGGACGCTCGATCTGCTCAAGAGCCGAGGAGCGGAAGTGCATGCGGTGACAACGCGCTCCGGAGCATTCGACGCCGACGTGGAATGGCACCAGGTCGACCTTTTGTGCCAAGCCGATCGGATCGCTCTTCTGGAACGAACCAAGCCGACGCATCTTCTCCACCTCGCTTGGTATACGACGCATGATCTGTACTGGACTTCGCCGGAGAACCTGAAATGGTTGAGTTGTAGCATCGAATTGGCCGAGGAGTTTGCGTCTGTGGGAGGGGAGCGAATAGTCGTGGCCGGAACGTGTGCCGAATATGACTGGAGCTCCGGGATCTGCCACGAATATCGAACTCCAATGGCGCCGAACTCGTTTTACGGTAGTTGCAAACTGGGCCTCTATCACGTGCTCGACGGTTTGATGACGATCAGAGGCATGAGCTGGGCGTGGCCCAGAATGTTTCATCTCTATGGCCCTGGCGAGCATCCCGACCGCCTCGTCGCCTCAGTTCTCAGAAGTCTTCTCTCAGCCGAGATTGTTCAATGTTCCCACGGTAGACAGGTCCGAGACTATCTCTACGTAAAAGATTGCGCCGAGGCGCTTGTAGAAATACTCTGTTCAACAGTTGAAGGTCCCATCAACGTGGGTTCTGGGATTCCTCTGACGATCAGAGAGCTCGTGAGGACGATCGCCAATAAGATCGATCCAACAGCTCGACTTGAATTTGCGAAAGATCCGGAGACTCCGACGAGCGCCTCAATTGTTGTTCCCGATATAGCGAGGTTGCGTAATGAAGTAGGGTGGAAACCCAGCCGAAGCCTCAGTCTCGGTCTGAGTGAAACAGCTGAATGGTGGGGCCGGATGAGTGATCGATTTTAG
- a CDS encoding oligosaccharide flippase family protein: MSRNLLANTVGIVWTAILALAVIPFYVHYLGIEEYGLVGFFVILQTVGSLVDVGLSRALNREFARTLPDSRPGGAHMDLVVTLERVYWLLAFTCGITVFLLAPVIAARWLESTMAVDRTAQAIRLMGIALILHLPYALYSGGLLGLQRHTILNVILVGSSTFRWVGALLILVVVSPTIEAFFIWQIIAAVVHTGAAKVALKRALPRPEEKPTFRLDLLSSVGKFALGVGGITVLSTLLTQVDKIVLSRMISLSEFGHYMIATAVASGIAIIAAPFFATMFPRFSELLAREDGRTLANTYHTSAQLLSTLVFSAMAIIVLQAEEVLLLWTRNPDIAVHGALVTRLLVIGSALSATAHMPYALQLAAGWTRLPLVLTATAVIFLVPSAIAAGYWYGAAGVASIWIIVNAMYVSVGAGIMHRRLLEHERRKYYVVDLFLPLLISVSVVWAISLISDIEDLRSALLWLPIMAGTAVVSTLVVLPDTRRLVRDLVRQSQNSQPRSAGDRRGM; the protein is encoded by the coding sequence GTGAGCAGAAATCTGCTGGCAAATACGGTCGGAATTGTCTGGACGGCGATTCTCGCCCTGGCGGTGATACCGTTCTATGTGCACTATCTCGGAATAGAAGAATACGGCCTCGTCGGTTTCTTTGTGATACTCCAGACGGTCGGATCTTTAGTTGATGTTGGACTCAGCAGAGCCTTGAACCGAGAGTTTGCTCGTACGCTCCCTGACTCACGACCAGGAGGGGCTCACATGGACCTCGTGGTGACGCTCGAGCGTGTCTATTGGCTTCTTGCATTTACTTGCGGCATCACCGTTTTTCTTCTGGCACCTGTGATCGCGGCTCGGTGGCTCGAATCGACGATGGCGGTCGATCGCACCGCTCAGGCGATTCGGCTCATGGGGATTGCACTCATTCTTCACCTTCCTTACGCTCTTTATTCCGGAGGACTGCTGGGGCTTCAAAGACATACGATTCTCAACGTGATTCTGGTCGGTTCCTCCACCTTCCGCTGGGTCGGAGCCTTGCTGATTCTGGTGGTCGTATCGCCGACGATCGAAGCCTTCTTCATATGGCAGATCATAGCTGCCGTCGTTCATACCGGAGCAGCAAAAGTTGCACTGAAGCGGGCATTACCAAGACCTGAAGAAAAGCCGACTTTCCGGCTCGACCTGTTGTCATCAGTTGGCAAATTTGCGCTCGGGGTTGGCGGCATCACCGTTCTCTCAACACTCCTCACGCAGGTCGACAAGATAGTACTGAGCAGAATGATCTCCCTGTCGGAATTCGGCCACTACATGATCGCTACCGCTGTGGCCTCCGGTATTGCGATCATTGCGGCTCCTTTTTTCGCCACAATGTTCCCTCGCTTCTCGGAGTTGCTGGCCAGGGAAGATGGTCGGACGCTCGCGAACACCTATCATACTTCCGCCCAGCTGTTGTCGACGCTCGTCTTTTCTGCAATGGCCATCATAGTTCTCCAGGCGGAAGAGGTCCTGCTGCTGTGGACGAGGAATCCGGACATTGCCGTTCATGGTGCGCTCGTTACTCGCCTCCTCGTCATAGGGTCGGCGCTCTCTGCCACTGCGCACATGCCTTATGCGCTACAGCTCGCGGCCGGATGGACACGGCTTCCCCTTGTCCTGACGGCCACAGCTGTGATCTTTCTCGTACCCTCGGCGATAGCGGCGGGTTACTGGTACGGGGCAGCCGGCGTTGCGTCCATCTGGATTATTGTCAACGCGATGTACGTCTCGGTGGGAGCAGGTATCATGCATCGACGTCTGCTAGAGCACGAACGACGGAAATACTACGTGGTCGATCTTTTTCTTCCACTACTCATTTCGGTTTCGGTCGTCTGGGCAATCTCCCTGATTTCAGATATCGAGGATCTCAGATCCGCGCTTCTGTGGCTGCCGATCATGGCGGGGACGGCTGTTGTGTCGACGTTGGTCGTTTTGCCCGATACCCGACGGCTAGTGCGAGACCTGGTGCGCCAAAGCCAGAACAGCCAGCCACGATCTGCTGGTGACAGGAGAGGAATGTGA
- the rfbC gene encoding dTDP-4-dehydrorhamnose 3,5-epimerase, with protein MKLIETEVPGLYVIELDIKQQDERGFFARTWSRRELEDRGIEAEIQQCSISFNEKRGTLRGMHYQDEPYGETKVVRCTAGRIFDVALDLRPSSSTFRQWYGRELSQENRQMLLVPPGVAHGFQTLEDASEVFYQISQNFVPEAAKGVRWNDPAFDIEWPEAEKRIISPRDQSFEDFVG; from the coding sequence GTGAAGCTCATCGAAACCGAGGTCCCGGGACTTTATGTCATCGAGCTCGATATCAAACAGCAGGACGAGCGGGGTTTCTTCGCGCGGACCTGGAGCAGGAGGGAGTTAGAGGACCGTGGTATCGAAGCCGAAATCCAGCAGTGCTCGATTTCCTTCAACGAGAAGCGAGGTACGTTACGAGGAATGCACTATCAGGATGAGCCATACGGGGAAACCAAAGTCGTCCGATGTACGGCAGGGAGGATCTTTGATGTGGCACTCGATCTGAGACCTTCCTCTTCTACATTCAGGCAGTGGTATGGGCGAGAGCTGAGTCAGGAGAATCGACAGATGTTGCTGGTTCCGCCGGGCGTGGCCCATGGCTTTCAGACCCTCGAAGATGCTTCTGAAGTGTTCTATCAGATCTCCCAGAACTTCGTTCCAGAAGCGGCGAAAGGGGTCCGCTGGAACGATCCGGCGTTCGATATTGAATGGCCTGAAGCGGAGAAGAGGATTATTTCGCCGCGCGATCAGTCTTTCGAGGATTTCGTCGGATGA
- a CDS encoding glycosyltransferase, which translates to MTTIIPTFRRPALLSRAIRSVAAQTYERVTICVYDNASGDETEDVVREMARCDPRIRYYRHEKNIGATNNYNFGLGRVKTPYFSLLGDDDMLAPHFYEHGVNEISKCPGTGFFAGRTSIQDQQLGIERIQGRSWRGGLYRPDSNAVLHMIDEHFITTGVLFRRVVLDSVGVLDRWGSDRNYMIIAASLHPFIVSEEICGRLSLHSGSFSGGATTEEEAKVGLNSSYVLGAYEELDQRLENVSSIGNTELLYVRRRLWKRYERDVLYVLMTKALPSGRHEELRDVVLSRKKFRLSRFSAFVLGIVARSARWRLLSRLLSYLVIQMQRMFVIVSGRGSARTETGEVNEFPKLEC; encoded by the coding sequence GTGACCACGATCATTCCAACGTTCAGGCGTCCCGCCTTGCTGTCACGAGCGATCCGCAGCGTTGCCGCACAAACCTATGAGCGTGTGACGATTTGTGTATACGACAACGCGTCAGGTGACGAGACTGAAGATGTGGTGCGTGAGATGGCGAGATGCGATCCCCGAATCCGCTATTACCGACATGAGAAGAATATCGGCGCCACTAACAATTACAACTTCGGTCTTGGCCGCGTTAAAACGCCATACTTCTCCCTTCTGGGCGATGACGACATGCTCGCTCCGCATTTTTATGAACACGGGGTGAATGAGATCTCGAAATGTCCGGGTACTGGTTTTTTTGCGGGACGCACCAGTATTCAGGATCAGCAGCTTGGAATCGAGAGAATCCAAGGCAGATCGTGGAGGGGGGGGTTATATCGCCCCGATTCGAATGCTGTACTTCACATGATCGATGAGCATTTCATCACCACGGGAGTTCTCTTCAGACGAGTAGTTCTCGACTCGGTCGGTGTGCTCGACCGTTGGGGCTCGGACCGCAATTACATGATCATCGCCGCGTCCCTGCATCCATTCATCGTGTCCGAGGAAATCTGTGGTCGGCTTTCACTGCATTCCGGCAGCTTCAGTGGGGGGGCGACTACTGAGGAGGAGGCAAAAGTCGGGCTCAACTCCTCGTATGTTCTGGGTGCCTACGAAGAGCTCGACCAGCGATTGGAAAACGTTAGTTCGATCGGCAACACTGAGCTTTTGTATGTTCGCAGACGTCTCTGGAAACGCTATGAGCGAGATGTGTTGTACGTGCTGATGACAAAGGCGCTTCCATCTGGTCGACATGAGGAATTGCGCGACGTAGTTTTGTCCCGAAAGAAGTTCCGCCTGTCGCGTTTCAGTGCTTTTGTGTTGGGCATCGTAGCCAGATCTGCTCGCTGGAGACTCCTGTCCCGGCTGCTGTCATACCTGGTAATACAGATGCAGCGAATGTTCGTGATCGTCAGCGGACGGGGCAGCGCCAGAACGGAGACAGGCGAGGTCAACGAGTTCCCGAAGTTGGAGTGCTGA